The Candidatus Bathyarchaeia archaeon genome contains a region encoding:
- a CDS encoding M55 family metallopeptidase — MKIYVLTDMEGISGIWRPEQVQKGNPEYERSRKLLCEDVNAAVRGAFEGGATEVVVLDGHGDGNNFILELLDNRAIYETVKSPLEVMPSLDESFSGLMQVGCHAMAGTLNGFLDHTQSSISWFNFYVNGRKFGEIGQAGAYAGAFGVPVIMVTGDKAACEEARTFFGDIEVVAVKEGLGRNKAKCIAPERAHEMIHDAAVRAIRRAKSGEFKPFILEAPIEMRLELCRSDYADEYAARPGVERLDARTLRKTIRSAREIYYW; from the coding sequence ATGAAAATATATGTTTTAACGGACATGGAAGGTATTAGTGGCATTTGGCGTCCAGAACAAGTGCAGAAGGGTAACCCAGAGTACGAGAGAAGCCGTAAGCTTCTTTGTGAAGATGTTAACGCCGCTGTTAGAGGGGCCTTTGAAGGCGGAGCTACGGAAGTTGTCGTGTTAGATGGACACGGTGACGGCAACAACTTTATACTTGAGCTCCTGGATAATAGAGCCATTTACGAAACTGTGAAAAGCCCATTAGAGGTTATGCCAAGTCTTGATGAGAGCTTCAGCGGATTAATGCAAGTTGGCTGCCACGCCATGGCCGGAACGCTAAACGGGTTTCTAGATCACACCCAATCCTCAATTTCCTGGTTCAACTTTTACGTTAACGGTAGAAAATTCGGTGAAATTGGGCAGGCAGGCGCTTACGCAGGTGCATTCGGTGTACCAGTCATCATGGTTACGGGAGATAAGGCCGCATGTGAAGAAGCGCGCACCTTCTTTGGAGATATTGAGGTAGTCGCCGTTAAAGAAGGGCTTGGCCGAAACAAAGCTAAATGCATTGCACCTGAAAGAGCGCATGAAATGATACATGATGCTGCTGTGAGAGCTATACGGCGCGCCAAATCCGGCGAATTTAAGCCTTTCATACTCGAAGCTCCGATTGAAATGAGGCTGGAGCTCTGCCGAAGCGACTATGCTGACGAGTACGCGGCTAGGCCAGGGGTTGAGCGCCTAGACGCCCGTACACTGCGCAAAACAATTAGGAGTGCAAGGGAAATTTACTATTGGTAG
- a CDS encoding metallophosphoesterase, which produces MDEGDTLLKPVSPYAALMIDDGSEKTLVISDVHLGWEASLSEEGIHIPSQTGKLIRRLERIISLEKPDCLIVLGDVKHTIEKIEIEEWRDVPFFFEKIREKVSCIKIVPGNHDGNIEVLLPEGVEVAPQQGVMIGSVGLFHGHAWPEIKMLGCETLVIGHIHPTVAFRDPVGFRITSQVWVRAPCDRNTLVRSVLKHYGVKFKKDEDPENLLKIKFSIEPRVKNLLVMPSFNDFLGGRAINKASIYGEAVFKDFIGPILRSRSIILDKSEIYLLDGTFLGSLDILRSLE; this is translated from the coding sequence ATGGATGAAGGAGACACTCTACTTAAGCCGGTAAGCCCATATGCAGCCCTCATGATAGATGATGGTTCAGAAAAAACCTTAGTGATATCAGATGTGCATTTAGGTTGGGAAGCGTCGCTATCAGAGGAAGGGATCCATATACCATCCCAGACGGGCAAGCTTATAAGAAGGCTTGAGCGCATAATATCGCTTGAGAAACCGGACTGCCTAATAGTGCTCGGAGACGTTAAACATACAATTGAGAAAATAGAGATTGAAGAGTGGCGGGATGTCCCATTCTTCTTTGAGAAGATCCGCGAAAAAGTCTCCTGCATAAAAATAGTGCCGGGGAATCACGATGGGAATATAGAGGTTTTATTGCCTGAAGGCGTTGAGGTTGCGCCGCAGCAGGGCGTGATGATAGGTTCAGTTGGCTTATTTCATGGGCACGCCTGGCCGGAGATAAAGATGCTTGGATGCGAAACGCTTGTTATAGGGCATATTCATCCAACAGTGGCTTTTAGAGACCCGGTAGGCTTCCGTATAACTAGTCAGGTTTGGGTTAGGGCTCCCTGCGATAGGAATACGCTTGTAAGATCTGTGCTAAAACATTACGGCGTCAAGTTTAAGAAGGACGAAGATCCTGAAAATCTACTTAAAATAAAGTTCTCCATAGAACCAAGGGTAAAAAACCTGCTGGTGATGCCCTCATTTAACGATTTCCTCGGCGGGAGAGCCATAAATAAGGCTTCAATATACGGGGAGGCTGTCTTCAAAGATTTTATCGGCCCGATTCTTCGATCCAGAAGTATAATCCTCGATAAATCTGAGATTTATCTTCTAGACGGAACTTTTCTCGGCTCACTAGACATATTAAGATCATTAGAATAA
- a CDS encoding DNA primase produces MGGYYLPKGMRPSTLNERKQFYAYEFSLERVREWFSGWRGKIVFAVIIGRHTRIYPPEYEEDASTTILIDDYKDLEDIRGWILEFLPESVYYDRNVYDERGRAIGQEMAFDLDPENLTCPIHGSLEDKMRRHEGLSFCEVELEMVKNETIKLYEELSKQFSSLRIVYSGRGFHIHVLDEEVFSWGLEKRKEIAKEMKSRGFMIDEWVTSGSMRLIRLPYSLHGMVSRIVTPLSISEIGDFNPIEDERCIPRFLKA; encoded by the coding sequence ATGGGCGGTTATTATCTGCCTAAGGGTATGCGTCCCTCAACCCTAAATGAGCGGAAACAGTTCTATGCGTATGAGTTCAGCCTTGAAAGAGTTAGGGAATGGTTTAGTGGATGGCGTGGGAAAATAGTTTTCGCGGTGATAATTGGAAGACATACAAGAATTTATCCTCCAGAGTATGAGGAGGATGCTTCAACAACAATACTGATAGATGACTATAAAGACTTGGAGGATATTAGGGGATGGATATTGGAGTTTCTTCCAGAATCAGTTTATTATGATAGAAATGTTTATGATGAACGGGGGCGCGCCATAGGTCAAGAGATGGCTTTCGATCTAGACCCAGAAAACTTAACTTGTCCAATTCATGGTTCGCTTGAAGATAAAATGCGTAGGCATGAGGGATTAAGCTTCTGTGAAGTGGAGCTCGAAATGGTTAAAAACGAAACAATAAAATTATATGAGGAGCTCTCCAAACAGTTTTCGAGTTTAAGAATAGTTTATTCGGGTAGAGGCTTTCACATACATGTCTTAGATGAAGAAGTATTCAGCTGGGGCCTTGAGAAACGTAAAGAGATCGCAAAAGAAATGAAGAGTAGGGGTTTTATGATAGATGAGTGGGTTACATCCGGCAGCATGAGGCTTATTCGACTGCCGTATAGTCTTCACGGTATGGTCTCTAGAATTGTAACTCCACTAAGCATATCGGAGATCGGCGACTTTAACCCAATTGAGGATGAGAGGTGCATACCAAGGTTTCTGAAAGCCTAG
- a CDS encoding DNA-directed RNA polymerase subunit P, which yields MASDEEQALLYQCVRCGAIIKSTELELGIRCPYCRYRVLKKVRPPVIKRVLAR from the coding sequence TTGGCGAGTGATGAGGAGCAAGCCCTTCTATATCAATGTGTCAGATGCGGCGCTATTATTAAGTCAACTGAGCTTGAGCTGGGTATAAGATGCCCCTACTGTCGATACAGGGTTCTAAAGAAGGTTAGGCCTCCAGTCATTAAACGTGTTTTGGCGAGATGA
- a CDS encoding inositol monophosphatase family protein yields MGGSINLLIEVAKEIFSSVHPMLGKPKSGEIVGLGFGGDRTRLIDEVAEKVAVNYLEKNGFSCVFVGEECGIKKIGSLPEFYLIVDGVDGTNNAVRGIKFASSSIALSPTGRLSDIEAAVVIDLYDGGIFSAERGHGAKYNGQQIKPSNVRSLKDAIVSVDVSRSAESIERTVPIMGKVKGLRAFGSASLEICHVASGFLDAYIDLRGMLRTIDFAAGMLIIMEAGGVFLQPNGDNVPDVPLTEVKRFSVIASANKSLFDEITSLIAVSKQKIG; encoded by the coding sequence ATGGGCGGCAGCATCAATTTACTGATTGAGGTGGCTAAAGAAATATTCTCCTCCGTTCACCCGATGCTTGGGAAACCTAAATCAGGGGAGATAGTCGGATTAGGTTTCGGCGGTGACAGAACCAGGTTGATTGATGAGGTGGCGGAAAAAGTCGCCGTTAATTATTTGGAGAAGAACGGTTTTTCATGCGTATTTGTTGGTGAGGAATGCGGCATTAAAAAGATCGGTTCCTTGCCAGAATTCTACCTTATAGTGGATGGCGTTGACGGCACAAATAATGCTGTTAGAGGGATTAAGTTTGCATCGTCGTCGATAGCTTTGTCACCTACGGGAAGGCTGAGCGATATAGAGGCAGCTGTTGTGATAGATCTTTATGACGGCGGGATTTTCTCAGCTGAAAGAGGTCACGGCGCCAAATATAACGGCCAGCAAATTAAGCCGTCAAACGTGAGAAGCCTAAAAGACGCCATTGTATCGGTTGACGTGTCAAGGAGCGCTGAATCAATAGAGAGAACAGTGCCGATAATGGGTAAAGTTAAGGGCTTAAGAGCTTTTGGATCGGCATCCCTTGAGATATGCCATGTCGCATCCGGTTTTCTGGACGCCTACATCGATTTACGCGGAATGCTTAGGACGATAGACTTCGCCGCTGGGATGCTGATAATTATGGAGGCTGGGGGAGTGTTTCTACAACCGAATGGCGACAATGTACCGGATGTCCCGTTAACTGAGGTTAAACGCTTTTCGGTGATAGCCTCGGCTAACAAGAGCCTCTTTGACGAGATAACATCGCTGATAGCAGTTTCCAAGCAGAAGATTGGTTGA
- a CDS encoding glycoside hydrolase family 127 protein — protein sequence MSENGLTNVVDTTRSPYALLRPVPIEKVHLEDAFWAPRLKLVQEVTLPSQYRLLEETGRIFNFRRASGKEKGDFRGLYFNDSDVYKWIEASAFSYAYNPDDRVLSMAMSVIDEVVAAQDESGYINTYFTFERKNDRWRNLRDMHELYCAGHLIQAAIAFYRATGHRKLLDSACKFADHIVDTFGPGKLIGVCGHPEIEMALVELYRTVGRKDYLDLARFFIDTRGKGTIGGSPYHIDHKPFRDLNEIVGHAVRALYLNCGAADVYAEIGDKSLFNALMRLWHNMVERKMYITGGVGSRYEGEAFGDDYELPNARAYAETCAAIANFMWNWRMLTVTGDGLFADVMELALYNGILSGISLDGKHYFYVNPLADRGRHRRQEWFECACCPPNIARLIASLPGYFYSTSEGGVWIHLYAKNAAEIEYEKTRITLTQNTDYPWSGDIEIVVNPEEDIEFSLFVRIPSWCRESQVKVNGERIEKAFEQGYLKIHRLWRKGDKVRLSLAMPVERIVSHTRVMENNDRVALRRGPIIYCLEGADNKTFDVWDVILPDEAPLTTQYVPNMLGGVVIIRGKALAIDAERFGNRLYAPKTDVKYETRKVDFTAIPYYAWANREEGPMTVWLRSPEKLF from the coding sequence TTGAGTGAAAATGGTTTAACTAATGTGGTGGATACCACCCGTAGCCCGTATGCTTTACTACGTCCAGTGCCGATCGAAAAAGTCCATCTAGAAGATGCGTTTTGGGCTCCGAGGCTGAAGCTTGTTCAGGAAGTAACCTTGCCATCACAATATCGTCTGCTTGAGGAGACCGGACGCATATTTAATTTTCGCAGAGCTTCCGGTAAAGAGAAAGGGGATTTCCGCGGCCTATACTTTAATGATTCAGATGTATATAAGTGGATTGAGGCTTCGGCCTTCTCTTACGCATATAATCCGGACGATAGGGTTCTCAGCATGGCGATGAGCGTTATTGATGAGGTTGTTGCAGCGCAGGATGAGAGCGGCTACATTAACACTTACTTCACTTTCGAGAGGAAAAACGATAGGTGGAGAAATCTAAGAGATATGCATGAGCTCTACTGTGCAGGCCACCTCATACAGGCTGCAATAGCATTTTATCGAGCTACCGGCCACAGGAAGCTTCTAGATTCAGCGTGTAAATTTGCCGATCACATAGTGGACACATTTGGCCCCGGCAAGCTAATCGGTGTATGCGGGCACCCGGAGATCGAGATGGCGCTCGTGGAGCTTTATCGAACGGTTGGCAGAAAAGATTATCTAGATTTAGCACGCTTCTTCATCGACACTAGGGGTAAAGGAACCATTGGTGGAAGCCCATACCACATTGATCATAAACCTTTCAGGGATCTCAACGAGATTGTTGGGCATGCTGTCCGAGCTCTATATTTAAACTGCGGCGCGGCTGATGTCTATGCTGAGATAGGCGATAAATCACTGTTCAACGCGCTTATGCGTCTCTGGCACAATATGGTTGAGCGAAAAATGTATATAACTGGCGGGGTCGGCTCACGGTATGAGGGCGAAGCCTTTGGCGATGATTACGAGCTGCCGAATGCCCGAGCGTACGCTGAAACATGCGCCGCCATAGCCAATTTCATGTGGAACTGGCGCATGCTAACGGTAACCGGCGACGGGCTTTTCGCGGACGTTATGGAGTTAGCCCTATACAACGGCATATTATCGGGCATATCGCTTGATGGAAAACATTACTTCTATGTTAATCCCCTTGCGGATAGGGGCCGCCATAGACGTCAAGAATGGTTCGAATGCGCGTGCTGTCCCCCCAACATAGCCCGCTTAATAGCGTCGCTTCCAGGATACTTTTACAGCACTTCGGAGGGAGGCGTGTGGATTCATCTTTATGCTAAAAACGCTGCGGAAATAGAATATGAGAAAACTCGCATCACATTAACTCAGAATACCGATTATCCGTGGAGCGGCGACATAGAAATCGTTGTAAACCCTGAAGAAGACATTGAGTTTAGCCTATTCGTCCGAATTCCAAGCTGGTGTAGAGAATCGCAAGTAAAGGTTAATGGAGAAAGAATCGAGAAAGCTTTTGAGCAAGGATACTTGAAGATCCACCGTTTATGGAGGAAAGGTGACAAAGTTCGTTTATCGTTAGCTATGCCGGTTGAAAGGATTGTTTCCCATACACGCGTGATGGAGAATAATGACAGGGTTGCTTTGAGGAGGGGGCCGATAATATACTGCCTTGAAGGAGCCGATAATAAAACTTTTGACGTATGGGACGTGATACTGCCAGATGAAGCCCCGCTAACTACGCAGTATGTGCCAAACATGCTCGGCGGCGTCGTTATTATACGTGGCAAAGCCTTAGCCATTGACGCTGAGAGATTCGGGAATAGGCTATATGCCCCTAAGACAGATGTTAAATACGAGACTCGTAAAGTGGATTTCACCGCGATACCGTACTATGCGTGGGCGAATAGGGAAGAAGGGCCGATGACAGTGTGGTTAAGATCGCCGGAGAAATTATTCTAA
- a CDS encoding polysaccharide deacetylase family protein — translation MSEPFKWPEGKKLAVSLTFDDGLPSQLKFAVPLLDKFGIKATFYVNPRGEDYKRFLKPWREVADEGHEIGNHTLTHPCSCNFQIYRREGLQNPRCLENMSLEDIKADIFEAHNRIREVIPGGSKTFAYPCYETYVGKGRFKKSYVPIVAEIFLAARGWGEHGYSNSPLLCDLHELWSWPAHRMSYEEMIGLAVRASYEGRWAIYTFHNVNEGYLSVSDYDLTGFLKFLKDHEDKIWVAPICEIANHILEERSRLGLP, via the coding sequence ATGAGCGAACCCTTCAAGTGGCCTGAGGGCAAAAAACTAGCTGTTTCGCTAACTTTTGATGATGGATTGCCTTCCCAGTTAAAATTTGCGGTGCCGCTTCTAGATAAGTTTGGCATTAAAGCTACTTTCTACGTAAACCCTAGGGGAGAAGACTATAAGCGTTTTCTTAAGCCTTGGAGGGAAGTCGCCGATGAGGGGCATGAGATAGGTAATCACACTCTTACGCATCCATGCTCCTGTAATTTTCAGATCTATAGGAGGGAAGGTTTACAGAACCCCCGATGCTTGGAGAATATGAGCCTCGAAGATATAAAGGCGGATATATTTGAGGCACATAATAGGATTAGAGAAGTCATACCTGGCGGCAGCAAGACCTTCGCGTACCCATGTTATGAGACGTATGTGGGTAAAGGCCGATTTAAGAAGAGCTATGTGCCGATAGTCGCTGAGATTTTCTTAGCCGCTAGGGGTTGGGGTGAACACGGATACTCCAATTCCCCTCTACTATGCGACTTACATGAGCTCTGGTCTTGGCCTGCCCATAGAATGAGTTATGAGGAGATGATAGGATTAGCCGTCAGAGCCTCATATGAGGGGAGATGGGCAATATACACGTTTCACAATGTTAACGAGGGTTATCTATCGGTTTCAGACTACGATCTAACCGGGTTCCTAAAGTTTCTGAAAGACCACGAAGATAAAATATGGGTTGCACCCATATGCGAGATCGCCAACCATATACTGGAAGAGCGCAGCAGGCTAGGTCTCCCATAA
- a CDS encoding adenosylhomocysteinase, producing MDFKVKDLSLSEKGELLIEWASRHMPVLNQIAKRFESERVLEGLKIGACLHVTKETAVLVKTLMAGGAEVALCGSNPLSTQDEVAAALADIGVKVYAWRGETAEEYYWCINRVIDHQPNITLDDGADLVTTIHSSRREALQDIIGGTEETTTGVMRLKAMAEKQVLRYPIIAVNNAYTKFLFDNRYGTGQSTLDGILRATNILLAGKRLVVCGYGWCGRGLALRARGMGANVIVTEVDPIRALEAVMDGFQVMPISEAASIGDIFVTVTGNINVIRMEHMLKMKDGVILANSGHFNVEISVSDLEKISVSKRTIRPNLEEYVLKNGRRVYLLAEGRLVNLAAAEGHPSEVMDMSFSNQALCVEYLAKNPKMEPKVYDVPREIDEAVARLKLWSMGVEIDELTEEQKIYLKSWESGTI from the coding sequence ATGGATTTTAAGGTTAAAGATTTGAGCCTCTCTGAGAAAGGTGAGCTGCTTATCGAGTGGGCTTCTAGGCATATGCCGGTCTTAAATCAGATTGCCAAGCGTTTTGAGAGTGAAAGGGTTCTTGAAGGCTTGAAGATAGGCGCCTGTCTACATGTAACTAAAGAAACGGCTGTTCTCGTTAAGACCTTAATGGCTGGTGGGGCTGAGGTTGCGCTGTGCGGTTCTAACCCATTATCAACCCAAGATGAGGTTGCAGCAGCCTTGGCTGATATTGGCGTTAAGGTTTATGCGTGGCGCGGGGAGACTGCTGAAGAATATTATTGGTGTATAAACCGCGTAATAGATCATCAGCCTAATATAACGCTGGATGATGGCGCTGATCTAGTGACCACGATACATTCATCTAGGAGGGAGGCTCTCCAGGACATTATTGGTGGAACCGAGGAGACAACGACTGGTGTTATGCGGCTGAAGGCTATGGCTGAAAAGCAGGTTCTCCGATACCCGATTATAGCTGTGAATAACGCTTACACAAAGTTCCTGTTTGATAACAGATACGGAACTGGGCAGAGCACACTGGACGGCATATTAAGGGCAACAAATATTCTTCTGGCTGGTAAGCGGCTTGTTGTCTGCGGCTACGGGTGGTGTGGTAGAGGATTAGCCTTAAGGGCTAGGGGGATGGGCGCAAACGTTATAGTGACGGAAGTTGACCCTATAAGGGCTCTTGAAGCCGTTATGGATGGTTTTCAAGTTATGCCGATTAGCGAAGCCGCGTCGATAGGCGATATATTTGTGACGGTGACAGGCAATATAAACGTTATACGAATGGAGCACATGCTTAAAATGAAGGATGGCGTGATATTAGCGAACAGTGGACACTTTAATGTTGAGATAAGCGTATCGGATCTGGAGAAAATTTCCGTTTCAAAGAGGACCATTAGACCGAACCTTGAGGAATACGTCCTTAAGAATGGTAGAAGGGTGTATCTGCTCGCTGAAGGGAGACTGGTGAATCTAGCCGCGGCTGAAGGGCACCCGTCAGAGGTTATGGATATGTCATTCTCCAATCAAGCCTTATGCGTTGAATATTTAGCTAAAAATCCGAAGATGGAGCCTAAAGTCTACGATGTGCCGAGGGAAATAGACGAAGCCGTTGCTAGGCTAAAGTTATGGTCGATGGGCGTAGAGATTGATGAGTTGACTGAAGAGCAGAAAATTTATCTTAAGAGCTGGGAATCCGGAACGATTTAG
- the hisS gene encoding histidine--tRNA ligase, translating into MHPDFRQPVRGMRDLLPDEAWTLRFIEKNARQLAELYGYEEVITPIIEYYDLLAAKIGEENRRRMYVFEDLGGRKVALRPEFTASIARLVATKMASSPKPIRLFSIGSLYRYDEPQLGRYREFWQANYELIGSSKPEADAEVLSLTIDFLEGIGLKDYVLKVNHIGILRSILGREGMHEERQNIIMQYLDKKDLDGAIRAAEEYGVSNKCLKSLKNLFSIKVDDKDEFVKKIGNEVICEYPEAEESLRNLSDIIDLVKGWVTNAKFYFEASFARGLEYYTGIIFETYVPELNIAVGGGGRYDRLIEIFGGGEIPAVGVALGVDRIMIAMEKQRVNPPKTRRARVLVIPIGESNIAEAFKISAMLRRHNIPAEVEVMRRSLSRALSDASRRNITHTVIVGSRELSEGKIILRDMRSETQETIKIEDLLDKIPS; encoded by the coding sequence TTGCATCCGGATTTCCGGCAACCAGTACGCGGCATGAGGGATCTACTGCCTGATGAAGCTTGGACGCTAAGGTTTATTGAGAAGAATGCTAGGCAGCTGGCTGAGCTATATGGCTACGAGGAAGTTATAACCCCAATCATCGAATACTATGATCTATTAGCCGCTAAAATCGGCGAGGAAAATAGGAGGCGCATGTATGTTTTTGAGGATCTTGGCGGCAGAAAGGTCGCCTTAAGACCCGAGTTCACCGCGTCAATAGCTAGGCTTGTGGCCACGAAGATGGCTAGCTCACCTAAGCCAATAAGGCTTTTCTCGATTGGAAGTTTATATCGATATGATGAGCCTCAGCTAGGCAGATACCGAGAATTCTGGCAGGCAAATTACGAGCTTATAGGTTCAAGTAAACCTGAAGCAGACGCTGAGGTTTTAAGCCTAACAATCGACTTCCTTGAAGGGATCGGATTAAAAGACTACGTGTTAAAGGTAAACCATATCGGTATACTACGTAGCATTCTTGGAAGGGAAGGCATGCATGAGGAAAGGCAGAACATAATCATGCAGTATTTAGACAAGAAAGATTTGGATGGGGCTATAAGGGCTGCCGAAGAGTATGGCGTATCAAATAAATGCCTAAAATCCCTCAAAAACCTCTTTAGCATAAAAGTTGATGATAAGGACGAGTTTGTTAAAAAGATTGGTAATGAGGTGATTTGTGAGTACCCGGAAGCAGAAGAATCTTTAAGAAACCTTAGCGACATTATTGATCTGGTTAAAGGTTGGGTCACCAATGCAAAATTTTATTTTGAAGCTAGCTTTGCTAGGGGGCTAGAATACTATACTGGCATAATCTTTGAGACCTATGTTCCAGAGTTAAATATAGCTGTAGGCGGTGGGGGAAGATATGATAGGCTTATAGAGATTTTTGGCGGCGGAGAGATACCTGCTGTAGGCGTGGCTCTTGGCGTTGACAGAATAATGATCGCTATGGAAAAGCAAAGGGTTAATCCGCCTAAAACGCGGAGAGCGCGGGTTCTAGTCATTCCGATTGGTGAAAGTAACATAGCTGAAGCCTTCAAAATATCGGCTATGCTTAGAAGGCATAATATTCCAGCTGAAGTAGAAGTTATGAGGAGAAGTCTTTCACGCGCTCTCTCAGACGCAAGCAGGAGAAACATAACGCATACGGTTATCGTTGGATCGAGAGAGCTCAGTGAAGGAAAGATTATTCTGAGAGATATGAGAAGCGAAACCCAAGAAACCATTAAAATAGAAGACTTATTGGATAAAATACCGTCTTAA
- a CDS encoding Lrp/AsnC ligand binding domain-containing protein, translated as MQISVYILVEVERGEPWQIASEISKIEGVKTAHAVTGQYDIIVYAELDGLETLKSVIKRIHAIEGVQHTQTAVCIP; from the coding sequence ATGCAAATAAGCGTATACATTTTAGTCGAGGTTGAAAGAGGAGAGCCATGGCAAATAGCATCAGAGATATCGAAGATTGAAGGCGTAAAAACAGCGCATGCAGTGACTGGACAATACGATATAATAGTTTACGCTGAGCTGGATGGCTTAGAAACGCTTAAAAGCGTTATAAAGAGGATACATGCAATAGAGGGGGTTCAACATACACAGACAGCCGTTTGCATACCCTAA
- a CDS encoding radical SAM protein: protein MVKIGLKRLFSGRIRLPLYHLRVYDNVHRGLRLHLRLERDGSGVLIVNASRVLFLNKTAAEYVASFIKGESEDETVRKMVKRYDIDAETARKDYHEILYVINTFVNTPDVCPVSYLGVEKMEPFQKELSAPYRMDLAITYRCNNRCIHCYAGGPRETRELTKKEWFKVMDKIFSLGIPHVVFTGGEPTLRDDLPELIAYAEKIGLICGLVTNGRRLKDKSYFQSLVDAGLDHIQITLESHDPEIHDRITGVAGSWNETVEGLRNAVESPIYTITNTTLNKHNADGILETIKFIHDLGLKQFACNSIIYSGKAAQPEAIKDFAIEEHELEPILTKIRDYTYELGLEFMWYTPTEYCILNPLKLDLGIKTCSACRISMCIEPDGTVIPCQSYFAPLGNILRDDWVSIWQHPLCQEIRGRKYAPEKCRECPMLNICGGGCPLKIRYESYVCGNIP from the coding sequence ATGGTTAAGATTGGTCTTAAGAGGCTTTTTTCTGGGAGGATTAGGCTCCCTCTGTATCACTTGAGGGTTTACGATAATGTTCATAGGGGTTTAAGGCTCCACTTAAGGCTTGAGAGGGACGGAAGCGGTGTATTAATTGTTAATGCCTCAAGGGTCCTATTCCTCAATAAGACCGCAGCCGAGTATGTTGCCTCATTCATTAAGGGAGAGAGCGAGGACGAAACTGTGAGAAAAATGGTTAAGCGCTACGATATCGATGCTGAAACGGCGCGCAAAGACTACCATGAAATTCTCTATGTAATAAACACTTTTGTGAATACGCCGGATGTCTGCCCAGTCTCGTATTTGGGCGTTGAGAAGATGGAGCCGTTCCAAAAGGAGCTGAGCGCACCATACCGCATGGATCTAGCAATTACATACAGATGCAATAATAGGTGTATCCACTGCTATGCTGGTGGACCTAGGGAGACGAGGGAGCTGACGAAGAAGGAGTGGTTTAAGGTTATGGATAAAATCTTTAGTCTCGGGATTCCACACGTCGTCTTTACTGGTGGTGAGCCAACTTTAAGGGATGATCTGCCCGAGTTAATAGCGTATGCCGAGAAGATTGGACTTATATGCGGGTTAGTTACTAATGGGCGTAGGCTTAAAGATAAATCGTACTTTCAGTCCCTGGTTGATGCTGGCCTAGACCATATTCAGATAACCCTCGAATCCCATGATCCCGAAATCCATGATAGAATAACTGGCGTTGCTGGGAGCTGGAATGAAACGGTTGAGGGCTTGAGGAACGCTGTCGAGTCGCCCATATACACTATAACTAACACGACGCTCAATAAACATAACGCTGACGGAATTCTGGAAACCATAAAATTCATACATGACCTTGGACTTAAGCAGTTCGCATGTAATAGTATAATATATTCTGGAAAGGCGGCTCAGCCGGAAGCGATTAAGGATTTCGCCATAGAGGAGCATGAGCTTGAGCCAATACTAACTAAAATTAGGGATTATACATATGAGCTCGGGCTGGAGTTCATGTGGTATACGCCGACGGAATACTGTATATTAAATCCGCTTAAACTTGATTTAGGAATAAAGACGTGCAGCGCATGCCGAATAAGCATGTGCATAGAGCCAGATGGAACAGTTATACCGTGCCAGAGCTATTTTGCTCCGCTTGGAAACATTCTTAGGGATGATTGGGTGAGTATCTGGCAGCATCCATTATGCCAAGAGATTAGAGGTAGAAAGTATGCTCCGGAGAAATGCCGCGAATGCCCGATGCTGAACATATGTGGAGGCGGATGCCCATTAAAAATTAGATATGAATCCTATGTTTGCGGCAACATACCATAG